In Dyadobacter sp. NIV53, a single window of DNA contains:
- a CDS encoding alkaline phosphatase family protein yields MKKLLIFLGVALSLNAFAQDSHVILISIDGLRPEFYKDANWSMVNLRQGMQTGAYSDGVTGVFPTVTYPSHTTIITGVKPIKHGVYYNTPSEPLEVTGKWIWDYSTIKVPTIFSVAKEKGLKTASVYWPVSVGSPATYNIPEFWYLPETKGGKRGMVKALSENSVPKGLYEEVEQNATGKLEEIDFDADYLSVDENMSRISSYLIRKYKPSFLAVHLVAVDHFEHEQGRDGDQVRAALSSVDRGIKSIIEATEKAGIREKTTFIITGDHGFVDIHTAIAPNILLAKAGLYDPNNKAAWKAYFHSSGGSAFLHLKDKNDTKTLEKVKQVLDQLPANQKSLFAVKDRAALDIVGSDPNASLAIAPVQGITISGASTGDFMRAATGGTHGFFPDFKEIQTGFVAFGKGIKQGAVIPEMGLQDIAPLIAKLLKLDFPTADGTLYPGLLEKE; encoded by the coding sequence ATGAAGAAATTACTCATTTTTTTAGGCGTTGCACTTTCACTGAATGCCTTCGCACAAGATTCCCACGTGATCCTGATCAGTATTGACGGTTTGAGGCCTGAATTTTATAAGGACGCGAACTGGTCCATGGTAAACCTGCGCCAGGGCATGCAAACCGGTGCTTATTCCGACGGCGTTACAGGCGTTTTCCCCACCGTCACCTACCCTTCCCATACTACTATAATCACCGGTGTAAAACCTATCAAACATGGTGTATATTACAACACACCATCTGAACCGCTTGAAGTAACGGGGAAATGGATCTGGGATTACAGCACGATCAAAGTACCAACGATTTTCAGTGTGGCAAAAGAAAAAGGGCTGAAAACGGCCTCGGTATACTGGCCGGTTTCAGTAGGCAGTCCTGCCACTTACAACATTCCGGAGTTTTGGTATTTGCCTGAAACAAAAGGCGGAAAACGTGGTATGGTCAAAGCCCTTTCAGAAAATTCTGTTCCGAAAGGTTTGTATGAGGAAGTTGAACAGAATGCGACCGGCAAGCTTGAAGAAATTGATTTCGATGCTGATTACCTGAGCGTTGATGAGAATATGTCACGCATCAGCAGCTATCTGATCCGCAAATACAAGCCTTCCTTCCTGGCTGTTCACCTGGTGGCAGTCGATCACTTTGAGCATGAGCAGGGCCGCGATGGCGACCAGGTAAGAGCCGCTCTTTCCAGCGTGGACAGAGGTATTAAGTCGATCATCGAGGCCACTGAAAAAGCGGGTATCAGAGAAAAAACAACATTCATAATCACGGGTGATCACGGGTTTGTAGATATTCATACTGCAATTGCTCCGAACATTCTGCTGGCTAAGGCCGGACTTTACGATCCGAATAACAAAGCAGCCTGGAAAGCCTATTTTCACAGCTCTGGCGGATCAGCATTTTTACATTTAAAAGATAAAAATGATACAAAAACCCTGGAAAAAGTAAAGCAGGTTTTGGATCAGCTGCCCGCAAACCAAAAAAGTCTTTTTGCCGTAAAAGACCGCGCTGCGCTGGACATTGTTGGCTCCGATCCCAACGCATCACTGGCCATTGCACCGGTTCAGGGAATCACGATCAGCGGCGCTTCCACCGGCGATTTCATGCGCGCGGCAACCGGCGGTACACATGGATTTTTCCCTGATTTCAAAGAAATCCAAACAGGCTTTGTAGCATTTGGCAAAGGAATTAAACAAGGAGCGGTAATTCCTGAAATGGGTTTGCAGGATATTGCACCATTAATTGCAAAACTTTTAAAACTGGATTTCCCAACAGCTGATGGTACACTTTATCCAGGATTGCTGGAAAAGGAATAA
- a CDS encoding tyrosine-protein phosphatase → MKNNIILLFLFNSALAFGQQKDTLVYNSRREITLEGTSNFRDLGGYPAQDGRHVKWGRIYRSADIGKLTDKDVDVLDSLHITTVCDFRGPDEIKKSQDRMPTEARWVNLPAGSESVQSTMAMTRPSAQPDSMIVSMYIRTDHLKNKYKPMFDELLSLDDEGALLFHCTAGKDRTGVGAALILSALGVKKPTILADYEATNYYWKGGNETVRKMLKSSGMNEEVMQAMLTANPEYLKKAFAAIDQKYGSMDQFLEKEMDLTPAKRKVLKDRYLQ, encoded by the coding sequence ATGAAAAACAATATCATATTACTATTTCTTTTCAATTCTGCTTTGGCATTTGGTCAGCAGAAAGACACACTGGTTTACAATTCCAGAAGGGAAATTACACTCGAAGGAACTTCCAACTTCCGCGACCTGGGAGGATATCCGGCGCAGGACGGCAGGCATGTAAAATGGGGCCGGATATACCGTTCTGCTGATATTGGGAAATTAACGGATAAGGATGTTGATGTACTGGACAGTCTTCATATTACCACCGTTTGCGACTTCCGTGGGCCGGATGAAATCAAAAAATCGCAGGACCGGATGCCTACTGAGGCCAGGTGGGTAAATCTTCCTGCCGGCAGCGAGTCGGTGCAGTCGACCATGGCTATGACCAGGCCGTCGGCCCAGCCGGATTCAATGATTGTATCTATGTATATCCGTACTGATCATTTGAAAAACAAATACAAACCTATGTTTGACGAGTTGCTTTCGCTTGATGACGAAGGTGCACTTTTGTTTCACTGTACAGCGGGTAAGGACAGAACCGGAGTAGGTGCTGCTTTGATACTGTCAGCTTTGGGGGTAAAAAAACCTACCATTCTGGCCGATTATGAAGCGACCAATTACTATTGGAAAGGCGGTAATGAAACTGTCAGAAAAATGCTGAAATCCAGTGGGATGAACGAAGAAGTAATGCAGGCGATGTTAACGGCTAATCCTGAATACCTGAAAAAAGCTTTTGCTGCAATCGACCAAAAATACGGTTCAATGGATCAGTTTCTGGAAAAGGAAATGGATCTGACTCCGGCTAAAAGAAAAGTGCTTAAAGACAGATATCTGCAATAA
- a CDS encoding choice-of-anchor I family protein: MIKKKSLLAFAFTAALLNGCIKDHEPQLPDNEDPASFKEIASTDLGGTAASEISAYDPISRRLFTVNNELDAKVEVLDLSMLPAITRLQPINVSQLGGVANSVAVSDGKLAIALEAANKQANGSIVVLNTTTLATIKQVTVGALPDMVTFSPDGKYIVSANEGEPNADYSIDPEGSVSIIDIADNYSVKTLTFGSFAASYSQLALGGFRIFGPGASFAQDIEPEYVAISSDSKKAFVTLQENNGIAEIDLVSGTILKLYPLGTKDISKLVNAIDPSDKDSKTVLGTWPVKSFYLPDAISYFTANGTSYYITANEGDAREYTAFDEQKRVSALTLDPVIFPDAVNLQKPENLGRLRVTSTRGDIDNDGDYDVLYGFGGRGFSIFNAASGQLVHESGSDFEQQVINAGLYDDDRSDDKGVEAEGVTVGMMNNKPVAFIALERADAIAVYDVSDAAAPKFLQVIKTGDAPEGVLFVAADKSPNGKSLLITSNEGDGTVKFYQSN; encoded by the coding sequence ATGATTAAGAAAAAATCTTTACTTGCATTTGCATTTACAGCAGCATTATTAAACGGATGTATCAAGGATCATGAACCTCAGCTTCCTGACAATGAAGATCCTGCTTCATTTAAAGAAATTGCATCAACAGATTTGGGCGGTACGGCTGCTTCGGAGATTTCTGCTTACGACCCGATTTCCCGCCGGCTTTTTACGGTGAACAACGAACTGGATGCAAAAGTGGAAGTGCTGGATCTTTCTATGCTGCCGGCAATCACCAGATTGCAGCCAATTAACGTATCACAATTGGGTGGTGTTGCCAACAGCGTGGCAGTATCAGACGGCAAACTGGCCATTGCGCTGGAGGCAGCCAACAAACAGGCCAACGGAAGTATCGTAGTGCTCAACACTACCACACTTGCAACGATTAAGCAGGTTACTGTTGGCGCCTTGCCGGATATGGTCACTTTTAGTCCGGATGGCAAATATATTGTATCTGCCAATGAAGGTGAGCCGAATGCGGATTATTCCATCGATCCCGAAGGATCCGTTTCCATTATTGATATTGCTGATAATTACAGTGTTAAAACACTCACATTCGGATCTTTTGCTGCTTCATACAGTCAGTTGGCACTGGGTGGTTTCAGGATATTCGGCCCGGGAGCCAGTTTTGCACAGGATATTGAACCTGAATATGTTGCTATTTCAAGCGATTCAAAAAAAGCTTTTGTAACACTTCAGGAAAATAACGGTATTGCCGAAATTGACCTGGTCAGTGGCACCATATTAAAGCTATATCCGCTGGGCACAAAAGATATCAGCAAGCTGGTTAACGCTATTGACCCAAGTGATAAAGACAGTAAAACAGTTTTGGGCACATGGCCGGTAAAGTCTTTTTACCTGCCTGATGCTATTTCATACTTTACGGCCAATGGCACATCCTATTACATTACAGCCAATGAAGGCGATGCAAGGGAATATACAGCATTTGACGAGCAGAAAAGAGTGAGCGCACTTACTCTTGATCCTGTTATTTTCCCTGATGCCGTTAATTTACAAAAACCTGAAAATCTGGGCCGTCTTCGTGTGACAAGTACGCGTGGAGATATTGACAATGATGGGGATTATGATGTATTATATGGTTTTGGCGGACGCGGTTTCAGTATTTTTAATGCTGCAAGCGGCCAGCTGGTCCACGAATCAGGAAGTGATTTTGAGCAGCAGGTAATCAATGCAGGCCTGTATGACGATGACCGTTCTGATGACAAAGGTGTAGAAGCTGAGGGTGTAACAGTAGGCATGATGAATAATAAACCGGTTGCCTTTATTGCTCTGGAACGGGCAGACGCTATCGCCGTTTATGATGTAAGCGATGCAGCTGCGCCCAAGTTCTTACAGGTCATTAAAACCGGAGACGCACCGGAAGGCGTATTATTTGTGGCTGCTGATAAAAGCCCGAATGGAAAGAGCCTGCTGATCACCAGTAATGAAGGTGACGGGACTGTTAAATTTTATCAGAGCAATTGA
- a CDS encoding SusD/RagB family nutrient-binding outer membrane lipoprotein: MKKYIIKLTAVALLIAGADSCKQSDLNVNPNIAGESSTVPSSLILNRLTWGLYQGGGVVDLAANAVFEGPWDQVMRWNQFTVSNNSYYRGQNIYSFSNTATAYDVLKYVEKMEMQSATQFGTDQNIYAALGKFFRAYSFIWLTQRVGDIPMSEAGNTEILEPVYDTQKDVYKNSLQLLDDANTVLKSVITTANANTVVEGDIYGLTYKKWQKVINSYKLRVLISLSKRAADNTDLNIQQQFAAIINDPVSYPVFESNADNLEFKYNASYNPYPHGPNDAYNTFENIGNTYLDITTANLDPRTFITSTPAPAQITAGKTVSDFAAYTGADISAYSQAQLTNDMNAGKYSFVNFKRYFASLAGSENYIIAGYPELCFNVAEAINRGWLTGDAASWYNKGIDASLGFYGLTDGQTYTVGDKGGVTIGSVVINIAAFKAKATYKGNNADGLKQILEQKYVAFFQNSQWEAFYNWRRTGIPAFKEGGSGIGTPTSKIPRRWLYPVDEKNENTAKYNAAISSQYGGKDEITAEMWLLK; the protein is encoded by the coding sequence ATGAAAAAATATATCATAAAATTAACAGCCGTTGCCCTGCTTATTGCCGGAGCCGACAGTTGCAAGCAGTCCGACCTGAATGTCAATCCGAACATTGCAGGTGAAAGTTCGACAGTGCCATCCAGCTTGATACTCAACCGTCTTACATGGGGATTATACCAGGGTGGGGGTGTAGTAGATCTGGCCGCCAATGCAGTTTTCGAAGGCCCTTGGGACCAGGTGATGCGCTGGAACCAGTTTACTGTTTCAAACAACTCTTATTACCGCGGACAGAATATTTACAGTTTCAGTAATACAGCTACGGCTTACGATGTACTGAAATATGTAGAAAAAATGGAAATGCAGTCAGCAACACAGTTTGGCACCGACCAGAACATTTATGCTGCATTGGGGAAATTTTTCAGGGCATATAGTTTTATCTGGCTTACGCAGCGTGTGGGTGATATCCCCATGTCGGAAGCAGGAAATACCGAAATCCTGGAACCGGTTTATGATACCCAAAAAGACGTTTATAAAAACAGCCTTCAATTGCTGGACGATGCCAATACGGTTTTAAAATCAGTGATCACTACTGCCAATGCCAACACCGTTGTAGAAGGTGATATTTACGGTTTAACCTACAAAAAATGGCAGAAAGTAATCAATAGTTATAAGTTAAGGGTATTGATCAGCCTGAGCAAACGTGCGGCAGATAACACAGATCTGAACATTCAGCAGCAGTTTGCTGCTATAATCAATGATCCCGTTTCTTATCCTGTTTTTGAAAGTAATGCGGATAATCTGGAATTTAAATACAATGCTTCATACAATCCGTACCCGCACGGGCCTAATGATGCTTACAACACTTTTGAAAACATTGGCAATACATATCTGGATATTACAACGGCCAACCTGGATCCGCGTACATTTATAACATCCACACCAGCTCCCGCACAGATTACGGCTGGAAAAACGGTGAGTGATTTTGCAGCTTACACAGGTGCTGATATTTCGGCATACTCACAGGCACAGCTCACCAACGACATGAATGCGGGCAAGTACTCATTTGTGAATTTCAAGCGTTATTTTGCTTCCCTGGCTGGCTCCGAAAATTACATTATTGCGGGATATCCAGAATTGTGTTTCAACGTAGCCGAAGCAATTAACCGCGGATGGCTCACAGGTGATGCAGCAAGCTGGTATAATAAAGGAATAGACGCATCACTGGGTTTTTACGGACTTACCGACGGACAAACTTATACAGTTGGTGATAAAGGTGGCGTTACGATTGGTTCAGTTGTCATAAATATTGCTGCTTTTAAAGCCAAAGCAACTTATAAGGGAAACAATGCTGACGGTTTAAAACAGATATTGGAACAAAAATATGTAGCCTTTTTCCAAAATTCACAATGGGAGGCTTTTTACAACTGGCGCAGAACCGGGATCCCGGCATTTAAAGAAGGTGGTTCAGGAATCGGAACACCTACAAGCAAAATTCCCCGCCGCTGGTTATATCCTGTGGATGAAAAAAACGAAAATACTGCTAAGTATAATGCTGCCATCAGCTCTCAATATGGTGGTAAAGATGAAATTACCGCAGAAATGTGGCTTTTGAAATAA
- a CDS encoding glycosyltransferase, translated as MTILNPLNNMRIAQLGNLYQPVPAVEYGGTQRVIAQITAFQAAMFGHDITLYAPSDSGIITFTKKIAEETGLPFRIGRCGNKIAVINKDGRIGNVRLEHAGFSSIGYNDPEETQKHQSLFSKLLQDDQDNPYDVIHNHHRWFMANAVIPSGLDFKTITHQHNTTLEDTYPARRYPLICVSKSQANLMKEKYQTNVFGIIHHGMDKGMYFPTVQHSGYLVWIGRFLNEKGAHRTIQIAKKAKLPLLIAGTVYDKKPESIQYFENDVLPHLTIHDTGILDSFRSLSPVETAQKIRKLGLENGTENPVIFCGAANEQQKQTLFGGAIATIFPISWPEPFGLVMIESMACGTPVIAYESLAGEYCGAVGEVIHNGVTGFLINGINEDDAIEKTAEAVKKASELDRAGVRNAFTTDWTSERTALQINKAYQEIVATSSDVSALH; from the coding sequence ATGACGATCCTGAACCCATTAAACAATATGCGAATCGCACAATTAGGTAACCTGTATCAGCCTGTACCAGCCGTTGAATACGGCGGAACCCAACGTGTAATTGCTCAGATAACCGCTTTTCAGGCAGCCATGTTCGGTCATGATATCACACTTTATGCACCATCCGATTCAGGCATTATCACATTCACAAAAAAAATTGCCGAAGAAACTGGCCTGCCTTTCAGGATTGGCAGGTGCGGAAATAAAATAGCGGTTATCAATAAGGATGGACGCATAGGAAATGTCCGTCTTGAACACGCCGGGTTCAGTTCGATTGGTTATAATGACCCGGAAGAAACGCAGAAGCATCAAAGTTTATTTTCTAAACTTTTGCAGGATGATCAGGACAACCCGTATGATGTGATTCACAACCATCATCGCTGGTTTATGGCGAATGCGGTCATACCGTCCGGTTTGGACTTTAAAACAATTACCCATCAGCATAATACCACGCTTGAAGATACTTATCCGGCTCGCAGATATCCATTGATTTGTGTTTCAAAGAGCCAGGCAAACCTGATGAAAGAAAAATATCAGACCAATGTATTTGGCATTATTCACCACGGAATGGATAAAGGCATGTATTTCCCGACCGTACAGCACAGTGGTTATCTGGTTTGGATTGGCAGGTTTTTAAATGAAAAAGGCGCACACCGGACCATTCAGATTGCGAAAAAAGCAAAATTGCCTTTGTTGATTGCCGGAACCGTTTATGATAAAAAGCCGGAAAGCATCCAATACTTTGAAAATGACGTTCTCCCTCATCTGACAATACATGATACAGGTATCCTGGACAGTTTCCGATCACTTTCTCCCGTAGAAACAGCACAAAAAATCAGGAAACTGGGGCTTGAAAACGGAACGGAAAATCCAGTCATTTTCTGCGGCGCTGCTAACGAGCAGCAAAAACAAACACTTTTTGGTGGCGCCATAGCCACTATTTTCCCAATCAGCTGGCCGGAGCCATTTGGCTTGGTCATGATCGAGTCCATGGCATGCGGCACGCCCGTAATAGCCTATGAATCACTGGCAGGAGAATATTGCGGGGCGGTCGGTGAAGTGATCCACAACGGTGTTACCGGTTTTTTAATAAATGGTATCAACGAAGACGATGCCATAGAAAAGACAGCAGAAGCCGTAAAAAAAGCTTCTGAACTTGACCGTGCTGGTGTTAGAAATGCATTTACAACAGACTGGACATCGGAAAGAACAGCCTTACAAATCAACAAGGCTTATCAGGAAATCGTGGCCACCAGCAGTGACGTTTCAGCCTTACATTGA
- a CDS encoding TonB-dependent receptor, which yields MNRLITGLIVTIAMLFCSPDINAQGNEATIIGKVSEVKAGPIPGATVLIRNESTGFQAGTVTDINGDYIIKQLPLGSPYSVTVSFIGFGEQKKTGYSLNQGDQLRLNFAMESSATELQAVDIKANSLKNTVVTLGSSTQITAKDITKLPVNGRNFTSLIELSPLSNGNSLGGQLGSSTNYTIDGMSSRSTIAGGETGGAYAISMEAIREFKVVTNEYDVTLGRAGGGTISTVTKSGTNKLTGSLFNFMRADWLSSPYDLRGNKRTQDFSTNQFGMSLGGALKKDKAHFFVAWDHQADKRPLFIANLQSDADVAANRVTQQTLDNFLDIARTKYGVSNNPQFGAFPKKKGTDAIFARIDWQLNAKNLLTVRNNFIKEMDRLSEGDNTSINAYESYIDRKRFNNSIMASLRTIVSPKITNELKLQHFYQDEAVIPSSELPSASIPRAIIENVASTSGTSNYNTSIQIGGQRFSPEWFKGQTYQAVNNLYYNTGKINFTFGIDLMFNRMKSVYGSEMNGRFYFTGLDNFNNQTPYRYAREINLRADPSSIVNSLATGLYAQMDTKLARGLEMMAGLRLDNTQYLNKANFSQVVFDELKLRTDNKINTTQLQPRVQFTWDVNEQSKDIVRFGAGVFGSQLNPYSMINNMLFDGTKVASVELQGSLVPKPNFPGYRADPSTAPGADLFNIPGVERLLTINMNNVDAKIPVLYKTNVSYNHFFSDRLRVGVNGYASWARNNYMYVDRNMVEDPYFRIAAEANRGVFVPASTINATNGATNWLNGRKTKNVGRVLELTSQGRKNQYAVVVDGTFRYFKDGQITASYTWNDSKDNTSYNGNVANTATLDLMVADDPRNLSQMAYANNHFKNKVVFYGTAPSIYGVTIGLRYSGIGGTRYSMAVNGNMNGDFVSSNDLAYIYDPNSASTPDYIKKGLQAILDNPDAEQSIKDYINRDKGKMAERNGGINGFYGVFDLRLAKRFKLFDGHGLEASVDIFNVANLLNKEWGVGNNLGKQNLYSIKSFDKATNQFVYNLSAGTGVSTLNGNPYQVQLGLRYGF from the coding sequence ATGAATCGATTAATTACAGGACTTATTGTTACCATCGCTATGTTGTTTTGCTCGCCGGACATTAATGCCCAGGGCAATGAAGCAACAATCATTGGTAAAGTATCAGAAGTAAAAGCAGGCCCAATTCCGGGCGCAACCGTCCTGATCAGAAACGAATCAACTGGTTTTCAAGCCGGTACAGTTACCGACATCAATGGTGACTACATTATCAAACAGCTGCCCCTGGGCTCGCCTTACTCTGTTACGGTTTCTTTTATTGGATTTGGTGAACAAAAGAAAACGGGTTATTCATTGAACCAGGGCGATCAGCTAAGGCTGAATTTTGCGATGGAAAGCAGTGCAACAGAACTGCAGGCAGTGGACATTAAAGCCAACTCACTGAAAAATACAGTAGTAACATTAGGTTCTTCCACGCAGATCACGGCGAAAGACATTACCAAACTACCTGTTAACGGCCGGAATTTCACTTCGCTAATTGAGCTTTCCCCATTGAGCAATGGTAACAGCCTTGGCGGGCAGCTGGGATCTTCTACCAACTACACAATTGATGGTATGAGCTCAAGAAGCACAATTGCCGGTGGTGAAACAGGAGGTGCTTATGCAATTTCAATGGAAGCAATCCGCGAGTTCAAGGTTGTAACCAACGAATATGACGTTACACTAGGACGTGCAGGTGGTGGTACTATCAGCACAGTGACCAAATCAGGTACAAACAAACTGACGGGTAGCTTGTTCAACTTTATGCGTGCAGACTGGCTTTCAAGTCCATATGATTTGAGAGGAAACAAAAGGACACAGGATTTCTCTACAAACCAGTTCGGTATGTCGCTGGGTGGTGCATTGAAAAAAGACAAAGCACACTTCTTTGTAGCATGGGATCACCAGGCTGATAAGCGTCCTCTTTTTATCGCAAACCTGCAATCAGACGCGGATGTTGCTGCCAACCGTGTTACACAACAGACGCTGGATAACTTCCTGGATATTGCAAGAACAAAATACGGTGTGTCTAACAACCCGCAATTCGGTGCGTTTCCAAAGAAAAAGGGAACTGATGCTATTTTCGCAAGAATTGACTGGCAGCTGAATGCTAAAAACCTTTTAACGGTCCGCAATAACTTTATTAAAGAAATGGATAGACTGTCAGAAGGGGACAATACGTCTATTAACGCCTACGAATCTTACATCGACCGTAAGCGTTTCAATAACAGCATCATGGCTTCACTTCGTACGATTGTGAGTCCCAAAATCACGAACGAGTTAAAATTGCAGCATTTCTATCAGGATGAAGCGGTTATCCCAAGCTCGGAGTTGCCTTCTGCCAGCATTCCTCGTGCAATTATTGAAAACGTAGCATCGACATCGGGAACAAGTAACTACAACACTTCCATTCAGATCGGTGGTCAGCGTTTCTCGCCTGAATGGTTCAAGGGGCAAACTTATCAGGCTGTAAACAACCTGTACTACAACACCGGAAAAATCAACTTCACTTTCGGTATTGACTTAATGTTTAACCGCATGAAGTCGGTTTATGGTAGTGAAATGAACGGACGTTTCTACTTCACAGGTTTGGATAACTTCAATAACCAAACTCCTTACCGTTACGCAAGAGAGATCAATCTTCGTGCTGATCCAAGCTCGATCGTGAACTCTCTGGCAACTGGTCTTTACGCCCAAATGGATACCAAACTGGCACGCGGTCTTGAAATGATGGCAGGATTACGTCTGGACAACACGCAGTATCTGAATAAAGCGAATTTCAGCCAGGTGGTATTTGACGAACTAAAACTTCGTACAGATAACAAGATTAACACGACGCAATTGCAGCCTCGCGTACAGTTTACCTGGGACGTAAACGAACAAAGCAAAGATATCGTCCGTTTTGGTGCAGGTGTTTTTGGCTCACAGCTAAACCCGTACTCGATGATCAACAACATGTTGTTTGACGGAACGAAAGTTGCCTCTGTCGAATTACAGGGCAGTCTGGTGCCAAAACCAAATTTCCCAGGCTACCGTGCAGATCCTTCGACGGCACCCGGCGCTGATTTGTTCAACATTCCTGGTGTAGAGCGTTTGCTGACAATCAACATGAACAATGTGGATGCCAAGATTCCTGTTCTTTACAAAACAAACGTCTCATATAACCACTTCTTTAGCGACCGTCTTCGTGTAGGTGTGAACGGTTATGCTTCATGGGCACGTAACAACTACATGTATGTAGACCGCAACATGGTTGAAGATCCGTATTTCCGCATCGCAGCCGAAGCTAATCGTGGCGTTTTTGTACCCGCTTCAACAATTAACGCTACCAATGGCGCTACAAACTGGCTGAACGGCCGTAAAACGAAAAATGTGGGCCGCGTTCTGGAACTAACAAGTCAGGGAAGGAAAAATCAGTATGCAGTAGTAGTAGATGGAACATTCCGTTACTTCAAAGACGGACAAATCACTGCGTCTTACACATGGAACGACTCGAAAGACAATACTTCTTACAACGGAAACGTAGCCAATACTGCAACACTTGATTTGATGGTTGCTGACGATCCGCGTAATTTGAGCCAGATGGCTTATGCCAACAACCATTTCAAAAACAAGGTAGTTTTCTATGGTACTGCACCAAGTATTTACGGTGTGACAATAGGTCTGCGCTACTCAGGAATTGGTGGAACACGCTATTCTATGGCAGTTAATGGCAACATGAACGGTGACTTTGTATCCTCAAATGACCTGGCTTACATTTACGATCCGAACAGCGCTTCTACACCTGATTATATCAAAAAAGGACTTCAGGCTATTTTGGACAATCCGGATGCAGAGCAAAGTATTAAGGATTATATCAACCGCGATAAAGGCAAAATGGCAGAGCGTAATGGTGGTATCAATGGATTCTACGGCGTATTTGACCTTCGTCTTGCGAAACGTTTTAAACTATTCGATGGTCACGGTCTGGAAGCTTCGGTTGATATTTTCAACGTTGCCAACCTTTTGAACAAAGAATGGGGCGTTGGTAACAACCTGGGTAAACAAAATCTTTACTCGATCAAAAGCTTCGATAAGGCTACAAATCAATTTGTATACAACCTGAGCGCCGGAACTGGTGTATCCACTTTAAATGGTAATCCTTACCAGGTTCAGCTTGGTTTGAGATACGGGTTTTAA